One window of the Gavia stellata isolate bGavSte3 chromosome 9, bGavSte3.hap2, whole genome shotgun sequence genome contains the following:
- the LOC104264218 gene encoding dual specificity protein phosphatase 13, with amino-acid sequence MPHTRDSSPPTSSAGSRASYETPALSDLQRLFWFRGGSDNHVDQVWPNIYLGDAWAARSKTTLQSLNITHILNAADGPYSINTGAKYYEDLQIEYYGVEAFDDPAFDLSIFFYDAANFIGKALNTSGGKVFVHCAMGVSRSASLVLAFLMIHENMTLVDALKTVSAHRDICPNSGFLSQLRDLDIKLNEERKGTRASATKER; translated from the exons ATGCCTCACACCAGAGACTCTTCACCTCCGACTAGcagtgcagggagcagagcctcCTATGAAACACCAGCGCTATCAGACCTCCAGAGGCTCTTTTGGTTCAGAGGAGGGTCTGATAATCATGTGGACCAAGTCTGGCCAAATATTTACCTGGGAGATGC GTGGGCTGCTAGGAGCAAAACTACTCTTCAAAGCCTCAACATTACTCATATCCTTAATGCAGCAGATGGGCCATATAGCATCAACACAGGAGCCAAATATTACGAAGATCTGCAAATAGAGTACTACGGAGTAGAAGCATTTGATGATCCTGCCTTTGATTTAAGTATCTTCTTCTACGATGCTGCCAATTTCATAGGCAAAGCCTTAAACACTTCAGGAG gtaaGGTGTTTGTTCATTGTGCCATGGGGGTGAGCCGCTCTGCATCTTTAGTGCTTGCCTTTTTAATGATCCATGAAAACATGACACTCGTGGATGCTCTGAAAACAGTGAGTGCTCACAGAGACATCTGCCCAAATTCAGGGTTCCTCAGCCAGCTCCGGGACTTGGACATTAAACTAaatgaagagaggaaaggaacCAGAGCATCTGCTACCAAAGAGCGATAG
- the DUSP13B gene encoding dual specificity protein phosphatase 13, which produces MAWDSLCSGDLLRPKIRSASSRTPGSPSSAEPPSLEELRRLLWTRTHPPGHVDEVWPNLYVGDLYIARDKEQLSRMGISHVVNAAAGRFHINTGPKFYKDLPVDYYGVEAEDNPNFDLSIYFYPVAQYIKAALNSPRGKVLVHCAMGISRSATLVLAFLMICEDMSLADAIQTVRSHRGICPNSGFLKQLWELDLQLGRGNGRGAEVC; this is translated from the exons ATGGCCTGGGACTCCCTGTGCAGCGGGGACTTACTGCGCCCCAAGATCAGAAGCGCCTCAAGCCGGACGCCTGGCAGCCCGAGCAGTGCCGAACCACCGTCCCTGGAGGAGCTGCGGCGCCTGCTCTGGACACGCACACACCCCCCGGGGCACGTGGATGAAGTCTGGCCAAACCTTTACGTGGGAGACCt GTACATCGCTCGTGACAAAGAGCAGCTGAGCCGAATGGGCATCTCCCATGTTGTGAATGCCGCTGCCGGGCGATTTCACATCAACACCGGACCCAAGTTCTACAAAGATCTGCCCGTGGATTACTACGGAGTAGAAGCAGAGGACAACCCAAACTTTGATCTCAGCATTTACTTCTACCCAGTTGCTCAATACATAAAAGCAGCACTGAATTCCCCAAGAG gCAAAGTACTAGTTCACTGTGCAATGGGAATCAGCCGATCTGCAACTCTCGTCCTTGCTTTCTTAATGATCTGTGAAGATATGTCCCTTGCTGACGCAATTCAGACTGTACGCTCACACAGAGGGATCTGCCCCAACTCCGGCTTCCTCAAGCAGCTTTGGGAGTTGGACCTCCAGTTAGGAAGAGGGAACGGCAGAGGAGCAGAGGTCTGCTAG